The following is a genomic window from Platichthys flesus chromosome 13, fPlaFle2.1, whole genome shotgun sequence.
aacacacacaccacacacacacacacacacacaagacattAGAGATGAATCTTTCTTCCCTGTACTGGTTTGTCTCCACCAACCAGCTTCACCAGTGACATCTAATCAGTCCCAGCAGACATCTGTATGTGAAGAAACTCCCTCGTGATGATCTTAAGATATCGTGTGAACAACAATAAgacggacaacctgaaaacTAACTTCACCGTTTCTCTTCTCACATTGATGAAAAGAAATGACCTCGTGTGAATGTGTCAGACTGTCTCACTTGGTTTGGACCAATCAGAAAAGGACTGCAGGATGAGGGCGTGTCTAAGGACATAAACTTGATGTCAATCAGGATTATTTAACAGATCTGAACTTTTCCAAACATctctcatctgctgctgttaGAAATAAAAAGTCCAGTTATGATGATTTGTTAAACAAACTGTTGGTGAATCCGTGAAACTGATTTTACTGTGAAATGTGACTTTGgtttcaaactgtgtttaacaTGTGACTGGTTCCAGCACCTTGTAGCATCCGGAGCCCCAGTCCGGGTACGTCATCTTCCTCGTGCACTGCTCCATGACGAAGGCCGACTTCTGGTTCAGACACACAGAGTCCGGTCCGTACTGCTCCGCCCCGTAGTTCCTCCACCAGTCTGAAAACACAGGGTGGTGAGAGAAGAACTGGGTCCCAGCTTCAACGGAGTGTCCCTGGTGGAGCGCTCGGTACCTGGCTGGTTCTCCGACACGCGGCAGTACGAGTTCCTCTGGTACTCTCCACTCAGGTGCCAACTGAACTCCTGACTGAACGGACAGAAGTCAGCGATCTCCACCGCCCCCCCGAAGAACGACAGCTGATCGGGAGCCACGTCAGGGATCTGCTCaaaatactgtacacacacacacactgtgattcACCACTGTACCACTGTCTGTCatcaagctgtgtgtgtgtgtgtgtgtgtgtgtgtgtgtgtgtacctggtaGTCCAGCGGCAGCTCCTGCTCGTACCTCTGCAGGTTACACACGGCCACAGCGAGCTGGTCCTGTCTGCAggtgagctgcagaggagacgcTCGGAGCGTGTCACAGAACGGAGTCACCGCGTGACGCCTGCAgccaccaacacaaacatcaaacCTATGAATCAGGTTTCTATTACATGTTTGGACTCATAAAGTACAGCTGGGATTTCAGTGTGCGATACAGACTGAGTCAAAGCACTGGAGTGGGTTTGATGCTGTGAGAACTGGTCCTGTCgtcacctctgtctctgtctgtccatccagaACTTGCAGCTCTTCATGACAAAGTCACAGCCGAGGCCGTGGCCCCAGTCCAGCCTCTGAGCCAGGCTGTAGTTGGCCCGGTACCAGCCGCTGTCCTCCATGATGGCCAGCGTCAGCCGAGAAAACACACGGTTCTGGGTGTGGGAGCCCGTCATGGCCTCGTTCTGAGGGAGAGCGACAAGATGGTAAAGACACAAGGAGAGAGAGCTGAATTGTTGCCGACCACCGAGACAAGGCGTTCACCTCCAGGAGCCTCTTCTCCCAGTGGTTCAGCTCAGTCCCAGTTCCGCCCTGGTTCTCCAGCTCCATCCCTTCCAGGATGGGACAGTTAAAATGTCTCCTCGCCTCCGCCTGCAGCCACAGAGACAAACTCACATCAGCTGGAAACACAACTGAAGCCGAGCGTCAGTGGGAACAAGTCACACAATGTGATTCTCACCACAACACGGGGAGTGACCAGGACGTGGACCTGGTGTCGCACCAtcactcctcctctgatgtCCCACAGTCTGCTCACTGTCCTGATCACCGCCTCGCTCCACTGGTACAAGCCCAGGCTgggtccaacacacacagagacacacacagacacacacagacacacacagacacacaggtttgAAGTTAGCAGCAGCTGTAGGACGACTCTCAACAGGACAGGACTTGGACTCGTGGTCCTCACCTCTCGTTGAAGGCCGGCAGGCCGCTGGCGAAGCGGGGGGTCAGAGGTTTGCCCTCGTCGTCGTGGTAGAAGGCGAACAGACCGGCTGAGAACCCCTggtggacagaggaggaagttcAGTGGCTCTGTTTACGTCCTCAGGTACTCAGGTACTTCTCACATTACTGCACTGCATATATGTGTATTCTGTATTCTACTCTGAATGTTCtgggtttttatatataaaaaaataaaataaaatgataacatGGGGGGaactgatcagctgatcaaatCAGAGCCGGCAGGTAACATGGCAGGTGCTAACTTTAACTCAAGCAGAAGGTTAATGTTTCACTATAGTTCTTCATCCACCAACTGGTGACGGCAGTAAGAGCTCAGGTGGTTATTCCCCAGATGCTCTTTAGGAGCATGTTGTGTGTATTAGTCATTACAAACATCTTATCACAGGTTAGTCAGCGTTAAGAAACCAACCAGTTAACATCTGGTTCTTCTTCACTTACACACATCACTTAACATTCCAAAAGAGAGAAGTGATTCTGCACTGACCAGAGCGTGAATGATCTCGTGTTTGACGGTGGAGAGCATCCCCTCGAAGTCCTGAGGCTGAGACGAGATCATAGCAGGACACAGGTTGGCGTAGCCTGCTAtaggtctgacacacacacacacacacacacacacacacacacacacacacacacacacacacacacacacacacacacacacacacacacacacacacacacacacacacttagaaacATCCTCAAACTGAAACGATTTACAGACTGGAACAAAAGAATAAGtcaaggaccccccccccccccccccccctcacctgtccAGCTCCGCCTCCAGCTGGCAGTAGGCGGCGTAGGCCACGATGTTCTCCTGTCCGCAGCGCTCGGTGGGGACGCCGCTGACGTAGAGCACGAAGTCAGACCCCTCCACCCCGGGGCCGTCGGGGGGGCCGGAGGGGCCACAGGACTTCCCAGACTCTCTGCACACTTTACATTGCTAAGAGGGGATAGACAGAGGAAACTTTATGAGCTCCTGTCAtcgttgtttctttctttccccgttctcctcctccttcacctccttctgtCTATCTCCCCAGCtgcctctctgtcccccccccttcaccatATCTACGTAGTAACGGAACAGTATCAAGGATGATGACAATTAATGCAATTAGAATTAGCATCAAAGCTCCTGCTGCTAGCACGGAGCTGCTAGCACGTGTGCGATCTACATCCACACGACtgcgttttagtttgaaacgtGTCTCTGCTGCTTCGTTTGCACCTGGCGTCCAAACTACCGAGACTTTAGAGCCTCGGTTTTATCTGGACCAACAGACACTGAGACTTCTGTATACTCTGGTCACGTTATCCCTGATCTGACCTGCAGGTGGTGCTGTGGCACGACGACGGGGCCGCAGCGGGTGACGTCTGCACAGGCGCCCTGGCAGTAGCGATGAGGGTCATCCCTCTTCCTCAGGTACTGGCTGGTGGCACATTGTCTGAGACGCCACAGAGAAACCACACGTTACATCAGAACAGCCAACTACTCACTGGAGCTACATCCCATAATCAAACACACGAGTGGAACGAGTCTGTTCACACTGACACTTGCTAATGAAGCACAAATCTCTCCCTGTGATTGGCTCGTACCTGCTGAGCAGCACAGGCCCCGCCCTCTGCCTCACACTGAACACCCTCTGCAGGAAGTCGATGGCCTGAGGAAACAGCTtatcctgacacacacacacacacacacacacacacacacacacacacacacacacacacacacacacacacacacacacagttatacaTCAGATCACAGTAGTGATGTCAACGTGCACTTACACAGTATCTGTATGACATCACAAGTGAACAGTATTTATTCTAACCTCCATTTCTACTTCTACTGTTAATATTACTCTTCATATTCCTGTTCTGTTGGACTAGAAGCCAGAATTAATCAACATGTGTGACGAAGGAAAGACTTTGAGAAGCGATAACCTCAGAGATCTCAGGAGTCGCTCACCTTCACCAGTCTCCTCTTGTCTGCAGGAAGCCTGTGGACAGAAAGAGGACATGGCTGGAGACAGAAGACATCCCACTGGGGTCAAAGGGGAAATGCAaactctcctgctgcagcaggttTAATGGGCTCTGTGGATCGGATACTGTGCAACATGTGTCTCTGGTGTCCTGTGCACTGTAATGTGGCTTCAGCGGGAAGCAGGACTCACTGGTCAACGCTGTAGTCGTAGATGATCTTGATCTTCAGCTGAAGGTCGTCAGGAGAGCTTCTCTTGGTCAAGCGCTCAGGCTTCAGGTGAACATGGTGGACGACCTGGAGACAACACAGAGAGCAGGGATTCACAGAGATAATGACTTCTGGATATTACAATATCTCCATCGTAGAAAGTTCAACaatacacactgaacacaaacTGTAGTTATTTACATGTACactttaaacacagacacatcagtGATTACTGTAAAGTTTGTTAAGTTAGAGGTTTTCAATCAGAAACTTCATACACAACTAATGTGTTTacaaagtttattttgaaaggatcTCCCCGGAAGTGCTCTCTCCGTTGTTGCTAGGGAAACCGGGGTGAAGATGGCTCTTAAAGAGACAGCGTCTTcctgttagcatgttagcctgAATGCTAACGGTACCAGAACAGGCTCGGTTCTTTCACTGAAACACGAACATGTCCCTCGGGTTCACTTCGCGGAGCAGCGAGCCGGCGGCCAGCGGAGCCCGGGTGGAGCTATGCTAGCGGAGCGGGGCTCACCTGGTCCGGAGCGGGGACTCGGTGCTTGCAGGTCCCGGAGCAGCTCACGGTCACAGCCAGCAGGGACAGGACGAGGACCCGGCCGAGCTCCATCCTCCGTCCGGCCCGAGGAGCGCGGATCGGCCGCCCGCAGTCAACTGAGCCTCCGCCGGTCCGGTCCGCTCCGGACTCGAGCCTCTCATCGCTCGATGAGTGAATCAGGACATCGTCTCCCCCCGCGAACAGCGTCTCAACCCGGGGCGAGAGACGGCAGCAGCGGCCGGTAGAGGGCCGGGTCCAGGGGAAGTGTCCGGTAACAACCCGGTAACAGTCCGGTAACAGCCCGGTAACAGCGGCTACGGTAACAGCAGATCCGGTCCCGGAGGATGTTCCTGAATCAGCTGAGAGCACCGGCACCGAAGATCGTCTCTCTGTCAGACCTCTCACTCCCACCGCGTAGAGCGAGGAGGCGGACCGCTCCAAAGATCGTCTGTGAACAGGAGGACTCACTCAGAGAAGAAGAGCACCCTCTTTAACACAGATTGGTGAGGGACGTGCAGTGAGTAGGTTCTGCCACTGGGGGGCGTTCTCACTGAACTAAAAGTTCATTTAACAGTATGATTCACATACAGAGGTTTCGGACAGAATTGTTTAATGTCGTTACTTTGATAAGTTATAAGTAACTTTTGTGTatagatttaatttattataaaaaatgtaattgaattaGTGATTTAACTGATCTGTAAAACCGTGAAGTGAACATGATCCAAACCACATCcacacacttcttcttcttctgtcttctgtgTATTGATGATGGAACCAACGTCCAGGTGCATTACTGCCACAGACTGCTgtacccccccgccccctctctTTGTGGAGCCtgagttttgtgtgtctgtcttcagGCTGGTTTGTGAATGGACGTGTGTCCTGTTCCCACGCTCTGACCCTCAGACACTGTAAACTGATTAAAGAGACGTGAGAGCGTCagcatgtgattggctgagcaggATCCCGTCTAAGTGAAGACTGAGCCTCTCTGATGTCTCAGCGTCTCATGAAAGACGTCTCTCAGTTTGTCTGATTAACTTACATCTTCCTTTTCCTGCTTCTGTCTTTGACCGCAGTCATAACCTGCACGTTCTGGTTTGGTAGCTGATTTGAGGTCAGTGGGCTGCAGAGACGTCAGGAAGTCATCAACAGACACTgatggtttggtccatgtcccgtctgttAACATGGAAGTTGCAGAAGTTTCACAGAACAGCAGCCTCACaggccaaaggtcaaaggtgattAGAGTCGACTCCATCAGATCAGGAGGTCCAAACAGCATCAACACAACATTAGGATTTAGAACTTCAATGTTGAGGCAAAACTACTGCAGCTTAAAAAAGATCTACAGCATCCAAAAGGAAACATCCAATGAGGAGGTGCAGAGGAGATCGGCTGTAAGGACGTGTCCTGAGAGGTGAACACAACATCTCTGATTGTGCGACTTCGACAGTTGGTCCTTCCATTGTAATTACTTGGACCTTTGTTGTGGAGAAAATGAGTCATGTCATATagaaccccccacccccaccaccaacCCACCCCCACCCGAGCATATTACAAAGTACTGGTAACCACGAGAA
Proteins encoded in this region:
- the lmln gene encoding leishmanolysin-like peptidase isoform X1, with amino-acid sequence MELGRVLVLSLLAVTVSCSGTCKHRVPAPDQVVHHVHLKPERLTKRSSPDDLQLKIKIIYDYSVDQLPADKRRLVKDKLFPQAIDFLQRVFSVRQRAGPVLLSRQCATSQYLRKRDDPHRYCQGACADVTRCGPVVVPQHHLQQCKVCRESGKSCGPSGPPDGPGVEGSDFVLYVSGVPTERCGQENIVAYAAYCQLEAELDRPIAGYANLCPAMISSQPQDFEGMLSTVKHEIIHALGFSAGLFAFYHDDEGKPLTPRFASGLPAFNESLGLYQWSEAVIRTVSRLWDIRGGVMVRHQVHVLVTPRVVAEARRHFNCPILEGMELENQGGTGTELNHWEKRLLENEAMTGSHTQNRVFSRLTLAIMEDSGWYRANYSLAQRLDWGHGLGCDFVMKSCKFWMDRQRQRRHAVTPFCDTLRASPLQLTCRQDQLAVAVCNLQRYEQELPLDYQYFEQIPDVAPDQLSFFGGAVEIADFCPFSQEFSWHLSGEYQRNSYCRVSENQPDWWRNYGAEQYGPDSVCLNQKSAFVMEQCTRKMTYPDWGSGCYKVWCSAQGLRVLVQDRSFLCVRPAQLLSVSVRVNDWVYNGVLVCPACSDFCDDCPPPHQLPPVNASRTNPIDPCSSSPGLHITLWLLLLNLLPLVAGLLLCHCS
- the lmln gene encoding leishmanolysin-like peptidase isoform X2 — encoded protein: MELGRVLVLSLLAVTVSCSGTCKHRVPAPDQVVHHVHLKPERLTKRSSPDDLQLKIKIIYDYSVDQLPADKRRLVKDKLFPQAIDFLQRVFSVRQRAGPVLLSRQCATSQYLRKRDDPHRYCQGACADVTRCGPVVVPQHHLQQCKVCRESGKSCGPSGPPDGPGVEGSDFVLYVSGVPTERCGQENIVAYAAYCQLEAELDRPIAGYANLCPAMISSQPQDFEGMLSTVKHEIIHALGFSAGLFAFYHDDEGKPLTPRFASGLPAFNESLGLYQWSEAVIRTVSRLWDIRGGVMVRHQVHVLVTPRVVAEARRHFNCPILEGMELENQGGTGTELNHWEKRLLENEAMTGSHTQNRVFSRLTLAIMEDSGWYRANYSLAQRLDWGHGLGCDFVMKSCKFWMDRQRQRRHAVTPFCDTLRASPLQLTCRQDQLAVAVCNLQRYEQELPLDYQYFEQIPDVAPDQLSFFGGAVEIADFCPFSQEFSWHLSGEYQRNSYCRVSENQPDWWRNYGAEQYGPDSVCLNQKSAFVMEQCTRKMTYPDWGSGCYKTRPHPAVLF